The Dioscorea cayenensis subsp. rotundata cultivar TDr96_F1 chromosome 11, TDr96_F1_v2_PseudoChromosome.rev07_lg8_w22 25.fasta, whole genome shotgun sequence genomic interval TTACACTTTTCCTCCAGAACTCTTTCTGTACATATCCAAAGATATGAAATCACAACTGGTTCGCTAATCAATTAAATGACTAATTACTGTTACTACTTTGTATAATCAAAACAGGAAGCAGAGAATTCAATTAATATGATAATATCCATTGTCTAATAATTACTGCAGTGAATCTATTGTCCGCCAATTGTGAGTTAAGATAAGTCTCAGTTTCACGTCCAGCGTTTGGATCAAAAACTCCATGCAACATGACCAGTGAgctttcaacattctttttccACATCAGAACAGAGCCAATGTATTGTTCGTCATTTGATGGAATTGCATGTCCAAGCTCGTATTTCTCCATCACCCACTCCTCCAAAGCAGTCTTCAAACGATTGAGTACTTTTGCCATCTTGATCTTCTGCATTTCAGACTTTAACTAAAACAGTTCagttaaaaaagaacaaaagaaaagccATTGAATCAAGAACAACCAGATCTTCTAATCATCAGAACAAGAACTTCAATCAAAACAGCAAGATTTACAAAGAACCAAAACTATCATTAATGTGttttcaagaagaaaagaaggaagacaagTATGCATGCATTATTCTAAGAATGAATAATACTTTTGATATCACTGATTCCATCACTAGCTTATATCACTAGCTAATAGTACCTGCCAGATTCCATCACTAGCTAATATCACTGATTCACCATTTGCAGGCTTCACCCTCTTGATAATCATACCCAAGTTCAGATCTCTGGgagattgaaatttaaaatgcaGCAAATCTGAAAAACATTTGAGTCAGTATAATTGTGTTTGAGAGAAGTACATATTATAAGAGATGCATGCACAGATATTAATCTATTAACCTGAAACGGTAGGCCTGTTATTTCCAGTAATTTGTGAGGCATTACCACCTTTGGACACAAGCACAGCCTTGTAGTTCCCCCTGTCTGCTGCAATGAACTTCTTGTTCCTCACATTAAGCATCAATGCAAAACCTCCATTGTCATCACCTCCCTCTACATTGTCTTTATGCATCTTCCTTCTTGAAGAACTAATCATAACATTCTTCAATATCCTTTCACTATTCCTCCAGAACTCTTTCTGTATATCCAAAGATATGAGATCAAAACCAGATCgttaatcaattaattgattaataacTGTTACTATTTTGTATAATCAAGACAGGAAACAGAGAATTCAATTAATATGATAATATCCATTGTCTAATAATTACTGCAGTGAATATCTTGTCCGCAAGTTGTGAGTTAAGATAAGTCTCAATTTCACGTCCAGcgtttgaatcaaaaactccATGCAGTGAGCTTTCAACGTTCTTTTTCCACATCAGAACAGAACCAATGTATTGTTCGTCATTTGATGGAATTGCATGTCCAATCTCGTATTTCTCCATCATCCACTCCTCCAAAGCAGTCGTCAAATGATTGAGTACTTTTGCCGTCTTGATCTTCTGCATTTCAGACTTTAACTCATACAGTTCagttaaaaaagaacaaaagaaaagccATTGAATCAAGAACAACCAGATCTTCTAATCATCAGAACAAGAACTTCAATCAAAACAGCAAGATTTATAAAGAACCAAAACTAACATTAATGTGttttcaagaagaaaagaagaaaagaaggaagacaagcatGCATGCGTTATTCTCATTATAAACCTTTAGCTAACACAATATCACATTATTGTGATATTGAGAACAAGAACTTCAATCATAAGTACAGCAACATTTACAGAGAACCAAAGCTGGCATTAATGTGTTAATTTCAAgccaaaaagaagaagaagaagaagaagaagaaaggaatagAAGATTAACGTAACATGCAGTATTAATTCTCATAAACCTTTAGCTAACTAACACAGTGTCACATgataagaacaacaagaaatgcaaagaagaagaagaagaagaagaagaagaagaagaaaggaatacAAGATTAACGTAACATGCAGTGTTAATTCTCATgataagaacaacaagaaatgcaaagaaagaaaggaaattaAACATGGAATCGAGTTCAAGAAGTTCTTGAAGATCATCATGTCAATGAGTTTTCACTCACTTTGATATTTTGCAAAGAAGAACAATTagaacaagagaaaagaagaggtTGTAGCTAAAACCTGCACTCTTAGCTTAAGAGCAACGAATTTCGCCTGAACGTATTCCACTGGAGATATATCTTCAAATGAATACAAGAGAATTGAAGGAGTTGCGAAGTTTGAAGAGAACAAGGAGACAAGGAGACAAGGAGACAAGGCGCCAAGACTTAAACTATTTATAGGGACTTAAGGCTATCTAGCTCCTCTCACGTGGATTTATATTCACActttctcattatatatatatatatatatatattaacaaaatggGAATTATATCAAAACAACATgcatgttttatatttaaaacataaaaatatttaattatgttaatcaaATTGGATAATAGCTCCCCAAGAGCCATCACACTATCACCCAATGAGTCTCATAAATTCTTCTATCAAGATAATTTTGAAAGTATTGGCCAACAGACTCAGTCATAAGATTGTTGCTTTGATTGACATGATTCACACAGTCTTTATAAAAGAACGGTGTATCATTGATAATATTGCCACAGCACAAAAACTCATATTCCATATGCAAAAACATCGTCATCAGGGATTAATCCTCAAGGTGGAGTTCTCCAAAGCATTTGACACTGTCAATTTGAATTTCTTATTGGAGTTCTAAAGGCTCAAGGATTCAGTGAAAAATGGACAAGGTGGATTGAGGCCATCCTCACCTCCTCAAAAGCCAACTTTCTCATCAATAGTACACAAAAGTGGTTATGCTCGGTATTGTAGAGGCCTTAGACAGGGGGACCTTCTCTCGTCATTGTCGTTTGTTCTTGTGGTGGATGTGTTAAGCACTTTGTTCAATAATACGATGAATTCGGGGATCCTGTAAGCAATTGTACTCAGCAAATCTGGAGTAAGATGTGCTATCTTCAAATTGCAAATGACCTCTTAATCATGACCACAGGGGGAAGAGATGATCTCTGGATCATTAAACTTATTTTGTACATGTTTGAATCCCTTTATGGTTTGCAGGTCAACTNNNNNNNNNNNNNNNNNNNNNNNNNNNNNNNNNNNNNNNNNNNNNNNNNNNNNNNNNNNNNNNNNNNNNNNNNNNNNNNNNNNNNNNNNNNNNNNNNNNNNNNNNNNNNNNNNNNNNNNNNNNNNNNNNNNNNNNNNNNNNNNNNNNNNNNNNNNNNNNNNNNNNNNNNNNNNNNNNNNNNNNNNNNNNNNNNNNNNNNNNNNNNNNNNNNNNNNNNNNNNNNNNNNNNNNNNNNNNNNNNNNNNNNNNNNNNNNNNNNNNNNNNNNNNNNNNNNNNNNNNNNNNNNNNNNNNNNNNNNNNNNNNNNNNNNNNNNNNNNNNNNNNNNNNNNNNNNNNNNNNNNNNNNNNNNNNNNNNNNNNNNNNNNNNNNNNNNNNNNNNNNNNNNNNNNNNNNNNNNNNNNNNNNNNNNNNNNNNNNNNNNNNNNNNNNNNNNNNNNNNNNNNNNNNNNNNNNNNNNNNNNNNNNNNNNNNNNNNNNNNNNNNNNNNNNNNNNNNNNNNNNNNNNNNNNNNNNNNNNNNNNNNNNNNNNNNNNNNNNNNNNNNNNNNNNNNNNNNNNNNNNNNNNNNNNNNNNNNNNNNNNNNNNNNNNNNNNNNNNNNNNNNNNNNNNNNNNNNNNNNNNNNNNNNNNNNNNNNNNNNNNNNNNNNNNNNNNNNNNNNNNNNNNNNNNNNNNNNNNNNNNNNNNNNNNNNNNNNNNNNNNNNNNNNNNNNNNNNNNNNNNNNNNNNNNNNNNNNNNNNNNNNNNNNNNNNNNNNNNNNNNNNNNNNNNNNNNNNNNNNNNNNNNNNNNNNNNNNNNNNNNNNNNNNNNNNNNNNNNNNNNNNNNNNNNNNNNNNNNNNNNNNNNNNNNNNNNNNNNNNNNNNNNNNNNNNNNNNNNNNNNNNNNNNNNNNNNNNNNNNNNNNNNNNNNNNNNNNNNNNNNNNNNNNNNNNNNNNNNNNNNNNNNNNNNNNNNNNNNNNNNNNNNNNNNNNNNNNNNNNNNNNNNNNNNNNNNNNNNNTGCTAGActcgaactccctcccaagacccgaacaacaccctaatgtaataatataacaaaaataaatactacatttaaaactcaaaaataaaaatacaaaaataataatagactctctattggcccactcactccaatcggttcaaacctgaccttgcataatcaaattggtctccaattgcacttaagccaactcaaatCGGGGCTAGACCATTctcgaaccaacctcaattccattgaaccaaactcaaattcactgaaccaaactcaatttcactgaaccagccttgaaccaactcaattcttatacaaaaatccattgaaccaacttggtctcagtccaaaatccttaacccaaaatcaattgaaccaaacccaaaccatctcaacttgatttgatcaaacccaactcaacaaaaaccaattcaactcaaccaattccaatctaaccatcatcattaacaccttattaatcatcatcaacttaattaatcaaaccaaaccctaatctcgggctaatacaaaaatccattgaaccaacttggttcagtccaaaaatcttaacccaaatcaattgaaccaaacccaaaaccatctcaacttgatttgatcaaacccaactcaacaaaaccaattcaactcaaccaattccaatctaaccatcatcattaacaccttattaatcatcatcaacttaatcaaaccaaaccctaatctcgatgCTACAGTTTCTACAGAACTGAAAACTtccaccaatccaagcaatttcaCCAATCGggtttttaacaaaaaaataatttcacaacaacactctcatcaactccatcataatttctcaaaaacaaattcattattttctccaaaatcacccaaaaatacatacatctaaacatacacaaacattaaacaaaaaaacaacaccaaaagaaGACCCTTACCAAGCAAGTAGCTACTCCCGACGAACTCCCTCCCATgatctccaaatctttctccttaaaaaccctctaatttctcccatttcttcatttttaactcTCGGCTATCAGAGCAAAATggtgagaagaagatgaacaacacaagctctagatttttttctcaattaactcttcagccgaaattcactattagtccctgaaaaacataatttcttacaaaacagtccctgaaaaactcccaaatggtccttgaattatgaaatagtattctcaaaaaggtcctttcaaattatccaatgatccctggattataaaacaacatttcaaaaagatcccttccatcttacctttcagtcctcggtttccataaacatttcatgtccatccttttcatttattctttaacccaaaaatcttttaaaaaaactttttacacttaggtccttattcttttcacttggggtttctcaacaagattaatcagagaaaaatcttactaccactATAGTAATACCCCCGAGTATATTTTCTAACAGCTTATCCACGTGTTcgtggtattacaatccttccctcAAGAAAAATTTCagtcctcgaaatttcttagcatttaTCCATCCGATATCACTCGAATTTCACTTACTTGGTCCAAGACGCTGCTTTCTCTGCTACAACCgctcaatagtaaataatcacactcGCAAATCACTATGTATCGACTCAATAAAAGAGCATCCAAACACCTTTGTTTGGCATCTTTAAGTTAACTCATTTTAGATAAAACCAATTCCGACAAATATCTCAGCCATGATCCTGATCACAAGACACTACTCGACTCTTTTGTCTcaaaatgtcaaaacctactatcagCCCTCAATCCCAatacgcaacttaggttttaacccgattggagactctaaatacttctattgggCCATTAACTTTATGTCTAATCACTATTAAACCTCTGagtctagacatgacttctaaacttaggctcgatcacaacccgtgatctctaccaaaccgGGGATATCTCAACCCTACGACTCGATaccaaaaagatgtcacacccactcCCTTCTACTCGAGGTAAATGtagcacccatcgcttaaaaattccctttaaCCGAACCGACACctgctttttaaacaaaaatcgacctacaaatcacaatttacaatttcacaccaactacagtgttcaaatacataaataccacgaatactaataactcaaatttatgcgtacaaccgctacaagatcacaacaaccataagtagaaagaaaggaagggggaCCCACCGCAATCCTCGGATTcaacccccgactagctctatactcaatcgagcaatctagggtccctGCCTCCCGCagcctacaaagacattcactggctcagagtggcttaataatttcaaatacttaaatacagtatatataaaatatataaataccaactgctcaaat includes:
- the LOC120271805 gene encoding probable protein phosphatase 2C 28, which produces MQKIKTAKVLNHLTTALEEWMMEKYEIGHAIPSNDEQYIGSVLMWKKNVESSLHGVFDSNAGREIETYLNSQLADKIFTAKEFWRNSERILKNVMISSSRRKMHKDNVEGGDDNGGFALMLNVRNKKFIAADRGNYKAVLVSKGGNASQITGNNRPTVSDLLHFKFQSPRDLNLGMIIKRVKPANGESVILASDGIWQLKSEMQKIKMAKVLNRLKTALEEWLTGHVAWSF